The nucleotide sequence CATGAATACACTGTAATAATAATACCTCTATAGAAACTTATTTTGGCGAATCTGATCAAACAGATCAGTGGTTGTTCACATTCAACATAACTCTCCAATTGCTCAGCATATTTTCCCCACAAGCAACATGAAATGTCCTTACCACTAAACAAAACACAGCAATTAGTGCACGTAAAAGACAACAGAGCAGAAAACAATTCACCACCAAAACGTACCTTGAGTCAACCAAACGAAACTGAACTTTCTTCCGGTCTTCTCCTTTCACTTGCACTGTTTGAACTGGTTCAAGGCTTACAATTTTTCCCATGACATCTTTAAGAAAAGAACATGTTAGTATACAATTtgaaatcaaaaaccaaaactcGTTTTAAATGGTAAGAAAGATCGACATATAGGCATTACCGATAAGGAAGTGGGTCTTTAAGGTCCCATCAATGATGTCTTCGTATTTGGCAAGAGATAGAAAGATGTCATCTTCAATTATGTCGGAATTTGTAATGACAGTTTCATCACTGATCGTCATCTTGTATGGATGGGTGGTTGGCCGATATTGCCTTGTTGCTTGGGAAACGGTAAACGTTGTGAGAACACGCCATTTCCCCAGTGGTAGTTTTCTTTGAACACTTTGAATGTGATTCCTTTTGCACGTAGCATGAATCTTTTCACCCTACAAAATAAGCACAATGTAATGTAAGTTGGTGATAGTaaggaacaaaaaataaatgattgatTGTGTTTTGAAACTTACATGTGCATCGGTTAGAATCATTTGAAGAGTCTCTCCACCAAACGAAGTGTTTTGTCGCCAGGAATGTAACAATTTCACTTGGGATCGCCATTTAGTCTTATATGGCTTCAAGGTTTTGACAGGGTTGAGGATTGCATTGATCATCATTTTCTTGTAATGGGTTTGCTCGCACCGTGAATAAGGTTCTTTAACGTGCAACTCatggtatatataaatatatatgtgataTACGGATGAGAATTTAATTAGAATTATTAttaagggtatgactggttttcccgctaccacccgcaaacgcagcttttgcggttggtagcagttgctggcgttttgcaacaatcgctcaaaccgctctaaaccgctccaaatcgctccaaatcgctctgaacctcataaattcaaaagctggttccagctagcgtttgcggttgcgggcgtttgcgggaggataaaaaatttttttttttttccaaaacaatagaaatacaaaaataaaaaaattcaataaaaaaattaaattgaaattataaaaatgctaaaatatatcaattatattttaattaatattataaaactttaaaataaaaatattttctatattttttaaaaatttaaagtataactttctaaatataaattttatatttattataatattattatttttgatatttttataattgtttaaaatgtaaatattgttaatttattatttaatcgctgctgcatttggtagttaaccagacataagtatcccgcaaacgcaccaatttctaaccgtagaaccagtcgtacaaatctcttaaaatcgctagaaaccgcaaccacccgcatccgtaaactcccgcaaccgcaaccgctacggttgaaccagtcaggccctaagAATATAATATAGACATTATGATTCATGTGAACTAATAGTGTATTATATGTTAAAAGGTAATACTaaataataatgatatttttatcgTAGATTTTTATAGATAAACGATATTAATGATACTCAAGATCAGAATCTTACATATAGGagctaatattattattatgagaTATTTAGAAAGATTATTTAGTTGGTCTAGGTAAATTAATGAAAGGGTGCAACAACtttgtttaagtagattttttagaattccttctcttttaatagtatagataacgttaaattttattacattatattaatcattttaacACATACATCTCATAAttatgaaaattgaaaatttaaaaattaaaagtaaaaacttgagttgtgatatatatatctagTATTTATGTCAAATTCAGGAAAtagtaaatttgaaaaaaaaatgttatattactTGGATAAGCAGCTAGCATTTAGTCACGAGCTTTTACATAATAACAAGCTATATGTTTCTTCAATTTGTGAtatgctatgtttttttttgcttttttttgagtcacaaattgatttatataccAAATAGTTCTAACACTTGTAACACttatcaagaaaatataattaatttaaaacctAAAAGAAAGGAAATTTAAAGTAGAAATTAATAAAGGAAATAAAAGTAGGAATAAaggaaatttaaagtataaaatgTTTGTATATATTACTTTACAAATTTCATATTACTAATATActaaattagtaacttaaactttagttttttttgttgttgttctaattagatgatttttagaccgagctggtgaatatatactagacaaacatttatatttcgaatgtacacttatattctataatagcttgatatattagatttgaacactaacctattaatatagtttactggtgatttgttttcaaaattttgattcttagatatgtatatagagtaaaactaatttttacatatgttcattttttttaattgacacttatgtaattcattGAATTCATTAAAGAAGTGAAAAATTagaaacttaactcatatcaatgaaataaaaacgagaacgaaagcacaattatatatagatataaaataaaattacttatggagagtcaatagtaaacaaatcgagagcagaaaacctaatcccctTTCGTCATTATATAATTGATGTTGCCTATTTAGTTTTgatgatttgtgtcagccgcaaaacttaatttttttagtgcatatgaaatcttaaaaataactaaaatgagATGTATTACGTTATTTCTTCAATAACGATGATACATTTAaaagaccaacatttgtatttatcattttataatcgataaaaattgtagtgttgcaaaatgttaaaattattgcATAAATAAACAAGAACTCTGCGCATGCGCGCGGGTTATGATATAATATCAAATTATAACTCGTAAGAATAAATATTACAAGAAGTAAAGTTAATAACCTATAAACTACTTTGAgagaaagtagagagagaaagtagatctaaGTTTGGGTCCGGCGAGCGGCCGGTGCGTGAGCGTGCGTGCCGTCGTCGGAGCCCCTTGAGTTACCTAAAAGATGTTGGTCTTGCGCTTCTCCTTTGTCACCTCAGTCTTCCGCCTTGTCTGAGCTCTGGTTCAGGTCTCCTTCACGGCGAATCTGATTTTGGAGTAAAGACGTGGTAGGGTGAAAGTTTGGTGCGGTGAAGCTAGTGGGTTTTAGCTAGTGGATGTTTCGTTTCCGAGAGATGGAGGCTCTTTAAGCTCCGTCGCCGCCGGTTCTTGTCTTCGGGAGGGAATGCTTATTCAGCTTCGCCGTCGTCGGTTCGGTctccgggggggggggggggggtgaagGTTTCCTCAGTCTTGCGTCGCCGTTTTGTTGTTCCagttttttggttcggttttggaTTTCGTTGGTCGTGGGTGCGTGTCTCTTGGTTTGTGATTCCAAGTGGTTCACGGTTTTGTGCTGTCGGATGAGCTCTCGGTTGGATCGATGATGCTCTCCGAAGCGAAGACAAAGCGTGGAAGAGAAGAGTTGGTCTCGATGGAGGCTCTGCAGTAGTCTGAGCTCCTGGTTTGCGGTGTTGTAGCTCCGGCGACTTCTTGATATGGTGACGGTCAGGTTGAGGTGGAAGTGACGCGTGTCGCACTGAAGGGACGTTATCCTTACACGTGTCCAGCCTCCTTGAGCCGTGGGCCTTCTGAAGTCGTTCGGTTTTGGTTGTTGGACCGTAGGTCTGTTAGCGTTTATATTATAACCTATAGCGTTTGGGTTTTTGTTGTCTTTTGGTTGGGCCTTGGGCCTTGTTATTGGGGTGaaaccctttttattattaataaaaataacttggcggaaaaaaaaagaagtaaagttAATAAACGAGTAAACCGTAAACATATTTCCggttaatgaatttaattttgaGAAAGGAAAAAACTTATaggaattagggttttgagttACGCCGCCTAGCAACCCTCTATATAAATTGAGCTTCCTCTTCTATCTCTATTATCTTCTCAATTGTCTTCTTTAGCTTTTGATTCTCTATTTCCTTTGACTTTCTCCTTTATCCATTGTGTGTTTCTAGTTTCTTTgtttgatagaaaaaaaaaagcccgGTGAAGAAGAATTCCCAAAAGATAGGAAGTGCCGTATGACACTTTAAACGCAGAAGCGGACTGAATCGAGGATTGCATCCGGTTTTTCGATTTCTCAATCCTCCCTTCAGTCTTCTCCCACGACCGTACGCGGGTCCTAACCCGGGTCCGTTTACGACTCGTGTTCGAAGCTGTTCGGACCGGGCTGGGCTATCATAACCGTACTTCCCACCGTTTCCGTGTCCGcttctgtgtggttgatttTAAACGGGTTTCTGAgggtttttgaattttatttatattaactGTCCGATGCCACGTCGACGATAGCTTTCTTAGCAATGATCATCGATGCTACATTGGACATAAACGGATGTTTGTGTTTCGCTATTCTGATAGGAACCTGTGGATCTTGATTCTCTTGTGGTCTACGGAGCCATTTCGGCGattacattttttgtttaataatagTGATTAGTGGGAAGGAGATTGATGATGATTATTGCTAAAATATGGAATTACCGTCTGAACTTTGATGTGAAAAACGCTGGCTTTACTGAAATTTACTTCCCATTAGTTTTTGAAAGATTTTGATTTCTGTTTTGTTGGGACAGTGACGATTGATATTAAGGTCTCGTTCGTCGTAACATGGGCCGTAAAATAGCCTATTTGACGACCATTCTGTTATATCACCACCCATATTCTGAGTCCTTTTTTatcttgatttttcttttaatttggcCGATGATTAAAACGATTAAGACAAGCATATGTCTGAATTAATCCATGTTGATAAACCTAATCTTTCTATGAGGctcttttcttatatattacttttgTTGTTTGGTGTTTGTTTTAGTAAAAAGGAAGGGTCAAGTGAGGAATAATAATGCATAGTTCAGATGATCACCATGATTACAAATCTGTAGCATAGTCTTTCGCTCCTATCTGATGACCCACTCCTAATTCTTGTTCTCTTCTTTTATGTTTTGCATGTTGTTTTTCTGAGTTGTTATCTTGCTTACCAATTTTTGAACATTGTTATTGGTATGATTGGTTTTGTTATTCTTATTATAATTGAAAAGACTTATTTATCCATGAAATGTCGAAGATCTATATTTATAATCGGTTGAAAATCTTGATGAAGTCATAACTAATATACCAACGATGGTTTGAGTCTGCAAGCACTGACATTGTTGACaaaccaattcaaatattcaagtGTAATAGCAATGATTTTGAAAGTATGACAAATCCCCATCAAATGTTACCAATGTACAATTGGATCTAATTCTCATATAGCCTCGTTATTGTGTTGGAATCCGAAGTTTTGTAAGAGAACTTACTGTTATCCTGGGTTTGTGGCAATCTCAGGTTGATATGCACATGTAAAATTGTATTTCCAGTAGACAAGCACAAACCTCTTAATGATTGGACATATGATGTGTATCTTTGATCTCCATTACTTCTTTTGGTGTATGAGAGTTATAGATAACCTTGAGTTCTATCTAATGCAAAAAACTTGAATAAAAAAACTACTTGCAAGATACTGAAACAATCGAGTGTTTGCATCCCCTGACACTGTTAACCAATCGATGCAAATTCATTAACAGATTCTCATATAGCATGTGCCCTTGATTTATGTACATTTATCTGCTATTCTAAGAGACAAACACATATTTCTTGATGCTTGGATTACATTGAAACATATGTATATGAGAGTTTGCAACCTGTTCAGCCCTTGATTTATGTGTTATTGAAAGATATATTCTAATATAGCTTCGGTTGTCTTGATTTATGCATATTTATCTGCAATTTCTAAGAGACAAGCACAGAGTTCTTGAGGCTTGGATAACATTGCCATATGATCTGCATCTTCGATCTCCATTACTTGTTTTGGTTTAAAGTTGTTGATTATCAAACGCTGGTACTCCTCACCTATTAAATTATCCTCCCCGCAGATAATATAAATACGTGTAACCGATCCATACCCTTCCTCACTAAAGCTTGTTGTCCCTGCAAGATTGTCAGTAGCTAACGCAGGACTTTCCCTAGCCAGCAACTTGGCCAATTGAAGATCCTAACATACGATTGGACCCACTGTTACTAACAAATCAATAGAGATTTTGATTAAGCTTAGACTAGTACTCTTACTTGGACCGAAGAGTGTTGATATAGTTTCTTGGCCATGAACTCTGGTCCGAAAAGAATAGTATGTAAAGATCCGTAGCTACGGAACACAGTGTCCAACAACTCTTCTTGTGGAATGTTAGGGACGAACTAGTAAAATTTTACTCGGAGTCAGCTGAAAGTGATCACACTGTTTCAATCAGTGAAGCGATTATTATTACCTTTTCGAAAGGGTAAGCAGGAGGGTTCGTGATGTCGGGCATAGTAGCTGTCACGAAGACAATAGCAGCGATCTTACGAGGGGAGATGTCGGCAGCGAGAGCAGCCGTAATGCCTCCCATGCTATGAGCAACAATAATCACTTGTTGTTCTTCATCGTACGAGCTGAGAAGCTCAAGCAAGGGTTTGGAGTAATCTTCTAAGCTCTGGATCTCTTCCACTTTGATCGTGCTAATCCCCGACGCAGCGAGGTCCACTGCAACCACGCTGTGACCGGCAGCCTCGAGATGTGGTATTATCTTGTACCAACACCATGCCCCATGGCATACCCCGTGGACAAGCACAAacctcttcttttctttctccatTGACCTTTTTTTTGTTGCTGATCTTGCTttcttgaatttatttttaaatgagaattgtttagagtttagatgAGAATTGTTCAGAGATGagaggaaaaggaaaaagagaataaaaattgaaaattctacAGGCAAGCATGTGTGGACCAGAAGCGTGTGTGGACCGGAAGTGAAGTAGGTGCAAGTCTAGAAGAAGAAACATGAAATACACTAGAATTgaagtttagagtttaaaaagaGAATTGTTCATGAGAGAAATGGAGAAAGAATcgattgtaaaaaaaaaaaaaagaatggctGAGAAGAAAAACcataaaattaactaaaaaaaaaagtgtggaAAAAAACTCTACAGGCAAATCGTGTGTGGACCAGAACTGAAGTAGGTGCGGTAATCCTCTTCCAATCCACCACTCGAGTGGTAACCGATCAGGAAAGTCTAGAAGAGGCAACATGAAGTTACACTATTTGtcagtatatatatttagtacTCTGACTAGTCTACAATTTTCTGCAACGAACTGGACATTGTGTCAGATGGGAAAAGACGTTTTTGTCCAATGTTGAACACAATTGTGTGTCTTGTGCCTCCATTATCACTCAATGAGCAAATCTCTAATTTGAGTTTCATTTGTGGGTAATCCACTAAATCTCCCAAACCACAAATAGCTTCTGCCTCTACTCCATTAACTTTTTTGCTGTTTATTCTCGTGTGTTACCAAATATGTGTAGAGATTATCTTATCGGTGAAGTGAAATTAAGAACAATATTTGTGTAATAAGGTGCAAAAATCCAAGGCACGTGATGGACATTGTTTCCTTTTCCAACCATTCTAATCTTTTGTATCATTTTGGCGTTACAAATAGTGAAACAGAACAAAAACCCTGGGAAGAGCCATCAATGAGACTTCACCCCACCATTCTTCAGCTTTGATTCTGCATCCACATGTTGTGGTAACTGAAAAGCGCGTCACATCTTTGTACCGCCggtacacttttttttttataactatcATTCCTTTCGAATCAATAAATCATATACTGCAATAACAAAGTTTACCTCACATTCAGTCTCTCACACTCCCTTTGAATCAAACCCACACAGACATgtgtatttttctttcttttcagaaCCAAGTAGTATGTCCCATACACAAATAATGGATGGATCCAGTGGCCAATCATTTCAATATTTTGCATATTTTCCAATCTTGTTGGAGAATATTTACTGACATTTATTCATACCAGACTACATTTTATTCGACCTCCATTCCATGTTATAAGTTATTCAGAAGTAGGAGAGGACCTGGCTTGAATCAAAACGTGATTGTTCTGAATAGCTCTGGCTTTGGCATTCCTTCCGTTGCTCTCCATATTATGTTCTCCAGTTTCTCACATAACTTCTTGTAGAACTGCATATGCAATACCCACATAATCAACACAACAATGACAATAAAATTGCtttagattatatatttattaaacaaaccTTATGGTATTCAAGTGTTTCACCAGCAGCCTTCCTAACGTCTACCATGAAAAGCGATGGTGCCACCTCATAAACCTGCATATTACGTTCATTTTAAAACTTATAGAAACCCCTTTTTATTGTTGACTCAAAAGGAAGTCAGACAAGAATTACAACCTCTATCACAACAGCAAATTGCCCTGCCTTGATTGAAGATAATCCCTCGAGCCTTGTCTGATTGTCACACAAAACGAGCACAGTTAAGAAACAATTTGTAACAAATCATAGCAATTCCACATTGGATAAAACGCCAGAATTTCCATTTATGAACGTCAGAGATTTAAACTAAGTTTCCTTGGCAATCATATCAATGTACACATAAAACCTTCAACAGTAGAGAGATTGAGCAGAAATGCATAATAGTAAGTGATAAGTGTATATATGCTATAAGGAATTAGATACCTTGAAGTTGCGCGTATGAGCCCTAAACCCCATTGAGGTTGCAACAGCCTCAATGTTAGCTATTATCACACTAGGCTCCCTTCGAGAAACAAAACGGGTTTGCCTTTTCACAAAATCCTGCGAGAGACAGATCTTAAAGGATAAGCCACCAGTATGCATGCAAGGAACATCACGGATTCCATTTTGCCAAGCAACCAATTATCTTATGaacctatattttttttacagaacTAGAACACCGCATCATTCAAAGGTTAACACCATCCATTAAGTATGTCAAAACAGGTTACTACCTGTCGTCTGTCAAATAATGCTGATAGATTTAAGCCTTGTGATAATGTAATCATCTCAAAGGCATTCATCATTAGGGGTCCCTCATATCTTCTCTCTATATTCTCCGCTACATAACTTCCCTGTGATACAAAGTGCAACCCGACAGGTCAAATCAAATGCATGTAAAGCAACCACAAGTAGCTTGATCTAAGACACATAAAAGAtgtttttctttgcattttaGTCACCACTTTGGGATGAGCACTAAGTTCAAGTTAAACATTGTCGATGTGTATTAGAAATTACTGTATTTACAAATTTGTAGGCCATACCATAGCTTTCATAATCTTAGTAGGAGATACATAAAGATGTTTGATAAGTCACTGAGCATAATTATTGTAATTATGTTCCTAAATGAAATTTCACCAACAAAGAGCATGCATGATACAATGAAGGCGAGAAGACCAACCTCAATTCCATCAAAAACTGCACGAACATCATCCAAATtaacttcttcctcttccttcgCTCGAGTAGGCATGTAATTTATTCTGAACCAACTATGTTTCCTAATTCCTTGAATTTGAATACGCTGCACTAATTGGGAAACATCCACAGATAAGGAGATAAAAATTTACTAAAGACTTTAAATAATAGCAACAAACATGAAGGCTTGGAGAGGACGAATCAATACACTCACTGTATTGGGATTGGGGTCAAGTATCCTCTGTATTAAAGACTTCACGTCTGCAGAGAACCACTGTGGACAAGAAAACTCTGCTGCACTAATCTGTAAGAAAAGTAATGATGacaaattcaatattttcctGATAAAGGATGCAAGAAAAGTAAATTATCACTTACTTTTCTGTATAATGATGGAAGATCAGTCTCGGAAAAGGGTAAGAATCCAGCCATAATGACGAAAAGAATAACCCCGCAAGACCAAATATCTGCTGCTGAACCATCGTAACCTTGGCCATTAAGTACCTCTGGAGCTGCATAGTTGGGAGTTCCACACGTGGTCCGCAGAAGTTCTACTCCCTGATTCAGTACAATAACAAAATGAATGAAAGAGCCAGCTCAAAAAAGAATTAGAGTCTGTGATGACTTACTTGCTCAGGCAATGCACTGAGTCCGAAATCCGAAACCTTCAGATTACCATTGTTATCGAGTAAAAGATTTTCAGGCTGCAGTTTTATCATCATAATGGCACCacatagatatcatcaaagcCTGGAATGCAAGTAAGTAGAAATGTtctaaaaaaacagaaaagaagaATACTTTGAGGTCACGGTGGTAAACACCCTTGCAGTGACAATGAGCAATAGCATCTATAAGCTGTTGAAAGTATTTGCGAGCCTCACTTTCTTCAAGTCTCCCCTTATGAACCTGCATGAAGTGAAGACGACATCCAAAACAAGAATTGAAGTGGAAAGCTAGAGCTACATAGACTTTCAAGTAATGACAAAGTATGAAATGACATACAATTCTATCAAAGAGCTCTCCTCCAGTCACAAACTCCAAAAcgatatatattttagaagGACTCGCCAAGACCTACATCCGAagcaacatcatcatcatcatgcaAAAGGAGAGACAAACTTGGCAGATGCAAGGAAACATAGACATACCTCATACAACCTGACTATGTTAGGGTGTCGTACAATCTTCATTATAGATATCTCTCTTTTGATCTGGACatgaaaaaattagaaagagaGCTTCAAGCACCATACAACATTTAACAGtcagagaagaagaagggtaCCTGATCAGCCATTTTGTTCTTAAGTATAGTACTCTTAGCCATGATTTTAATGGCAACGTTTT is from Brassica napus cultivar Da-Ae chromosome A4, Da-Ae, whole genome shotgun sequence and encodes:
- the LOC106446125 gene encoding methylesterase 4, with translation MEKEKKRFVLVHGVCHGAWCWYKIIPHLEAAGHSVVAVDLAASGISTIKVEEIQSLEDYSKPLLELLSSYDEEQQVIIVAHSMGGITAALAADISPRKIAAIVFVTATMPDITNPPAYPFEKFVPNIPQEELLDTVFRSYGSLHTILFGPEFMAKKLYQHSSVQDLQLAKLLARESPALATDNLAGTTSFSEEGYGSVTRIYIICGEDNLIGEEYQRLIINNFKPKQVMEIEDADHMAMLSKPQELCACLLEIADKYA
- the LOC106446124 gene encoding CBL-interacting serine/threonine-protein kinase 24-like isoform X1 — encoded protein: MDQKKRIMTKKTRKLGKYEVGRTIGEGSFAKVKFARNTDTGENVAIKIMAKSTILKNKMADQIKREISIMKIVRHPNIVRLYEVLASPSKIYIVLEFVTGGELFDRIVHKGRLEESEARKYFQQLIDAIAHCHCKGVYHRDLKPENLLLDNNGNLKVSDFGLSALPEQGVELLRTTCGTPNYAAPEVLNGQGYDGSAADIWSCGVILFVIMAGFLPFSETDLPSLYRKISAAEFSCPQWFSADVKSLIQRILDPNPNTRIQIQGIRKHSWFRINYMPTRAKEEEEVNLDDVRAVFDGIEGSYVAENIERRYEGPLMMNAFEMITLSQGLNLSALFDRRQDFVKRQTRFVSRREPSVIIANIEAVATSMGFRAHTRNFKTRLEGLSSIKAGQFAVVIEVYEVAPSLFMVDVRKAAGETLEYHKFYKKLCEKLENIIWRATEGMPKPELFRTITF
- the LOC106446124 gene encoding CBL-interacting serine/threonine-protein kinase 24-like (The RefSeq protein has 2 substitutions compared to this genomic sequence) — protein: MDQKKRITTKKTRKLGKYEVGRTIGEGSFAKVKFARNTDTGENVAIKIMAKSTILKNKMADQIKREISIMKIVRHPNIVRLYEVLASPSKIYIVLEFVTGGELFDRIVHKGRLEESEARKYFQQLIDAIAHCHCKGVYHRDLKPENLLLDNNGNLKVSDFGLSALPQQGVELLRTTCGTPNYAAPEVLNGQGYDGSAADIWSCGVILFVIMAGFLPFSETDLPSLYRKISAAEFSCPQWFSADVKSLIQRILDPNPNTRIQIQGIRKHSWFRINYMPTRAKEEEEVNLDDVRAVFDGIEGSYVAENIERRYEGPLMMNAFEMITLSQGLNLSALFDRRQDFVKRQTRFVSRREPSVIIANIEAVATSMGFRAHTRNFKTRLEGLSSIKAGQFAVVIEVYEVAPSLFMVDVRKAAGETLEYHKFYKKLCEKLENIIWRATEGMPKPELFRTITF